The following DNA comes from Hordeum vulgare subsp. vulgare chromosome 3H, MorexV3_pseudomolecules_assembly, whole genome shotgun sequence.
CTGTCCGAACGTCTGAGGAGGGTTTGAGGGGTCCGATTATATACACTCTTAAATAAAATTTGACCTTGATTTGAGAAAAAATGGAGCATGACCCTTTTCTTACCACGGGGTTGATGGTATACTAGACTATCGTCGAGTCCCCTAATGATAGGCAACTTATCCATGTCAACGCAGCGTAACATTACCGTCAATCAAGCGGACGGTGTCCTGTGCAACCCTGCCACTAAGATATCCGACCGTAATTGtgtacatgcactgtgtttcataattagatttttttttcttggatAGAGCATGCATCCTAACGTGAGGGGCCTTGGCGGTACACAACAATACCCTACCACCATCGATCTTGATGATAAGGAAAGGTTTAGATTTCAGGAAAAGAATCAAACCATGGTGCTCAACTTTGGCGAAAATATCAAAACACTGGAATTGTCCACGAGGAGTTGGACTGCCGGTAATAAAGACACCATTTTAGCAATTGAATCACGACAGAGATCTCGCGTACAAGCCGCACGCTACAAAAGACCGAAAGAGTGCGCAAACGAGAGTGTGTTACTCATGAAAGGGAAACGTGGGATCATTGGCAGGTTATACAGAAGGTCGACGCGCACACACGACTACGTTATACACCACGATTACAGTTATCATCAGAAATACTGAAACAAGATCCAGGCCAGCTATACTACtactcatgaatttgaaaaaagaaAGACCAGAAGAGCACTCTCATGTCATCCTCTGCTGTACTCCTATACTACTATTTGGTTCACACTACTAACTACTGAAGTTAACTTGTCTGTTCATCATCCGTCCGGCCTTCCCGAATAGGAAAGGCGAGCCTTAGCAACTATgaacacacacacgcacgcacgaaCGCAAAAAAAGATGTAGCTACCTCCGCAGCTCTGCATGTGAATCTTGAAGTTATCTTCTTTTAGCcctgtttctttttctttcttagtAGCTTTCCTCGTCTTCATcttgatcttcatcttcatcttcatcgtgtGGGAAACCGCAGCAGCTAGCTAAAGCTAGCTCTAGCTGGCTGGCTGTCTTGGTAAAGGCTGTTCTTTGAGCGGGCCCAGGCGGCAGGCGTGGCTACCTGTGGAAGTGAGCCAGCCTGTTGTCCCCGAGCCTGGAGTTGTAGGCAGCCTTCTTGTACTCGCCCCATGTGAAGTCCTTGTACAGGCTCTGCTCTCCCTCTCTCAGCAGCTGCGGCAATGGTGCAATCCTCTGTGTCAATGCTGGCCCTCCAAAGTAGATCATGGAAACCCTAGACTTTAGGCTGTTGGCCACCACCCTGTGCTTCACGCTCTTGAACCTCCCGTTggtcagcacctacacacacacatccaAATACAGTATCAGACATGCATGCGATGCGTAGCAGTATGCAGCAGCAAGCACACACCTACAGTAGCAATTTGATGCCATGCGGCAAGCGCAGAGCTGCTCCCAATTTGATGCCATGCAGCAATCACGCCAAGCTCGTGTGCTAACGGATTATACTGATGTGGCGAATATGCCGTCAGTTGCAGTCGCGGTTATCAACGAAACGAAACCACGTGTTCATGTCGATTTTATTTAACCTTGCTTTGTTTTACTAATTCGTTcattcatgatgatatatatgacATTCCTCTTCGTGATCTCACTCACGGTTGACTGTGCGCTAAACTCCAATCCAACAGtcgcagaaaaaagaaaaaaaaaatgctAGACCTACAAAAACTTACAAAGGTTTACTTAACCTTTCAAACTAACTGTTCTCTTCCCCCGATTTTCAATGAGGGTGGGCCCCTCATCCCTCAATTAACAATCACAATCTTACACATCAGTTTATACGTAAAATCTTTACGTAAGCCTTTTTAGATGTAGCAttactcaaaaaaaaaaaagacgcCGCACGTCATTTTAGTACGTAGTATAGCGTAGCATAGTGCAATTCCTTGTAGAAAAGTACGTACACCAAGTGCCATAAAAAGGAGAAAACTAGGCGTGCACGAGAAGTTGTCACGTGTGAGTGTGAGGGCCAGGGACAGGCGGCATACCTGCAAGGAGTCGCCGACGTTGACGAAGAAGGCGTCGCGGTCGGAGGGCACGGACACCCAGTGGCCGCTCTGGAGCGCGATCTGCAGGCCGGACGTGCCGTTGGAGCGCAGCACGGAGATGAGCTGCGGGTCGGTGTGCTCGCCGAAGCCGGTGGCGCTGCAGCCGAGCCCCTGCAGCGCGTGGCACGGCGGGTAGTGGTTCACCCTGAACACCTGGTCGCTGCCCTCCGCCGCCACCATCGCGCTCAGCGCGTCCGCCGGCGCAATGCCCAGCCCctccgccatcgcctccatcacCCGCACCGCCACCTTCCTCACCGCCGCGATGTACTCGTTCAGCGCCGCCCTGGAAAAAGCAGCACGTAGGCACTCAGTCAGTGAAACATACCGGACACGCGTCGTATCGCTGTGGCTTGCACCTCGCATTTGAACTTACCGGAAGAGCGCGCAGGACGGGACGGCGGAGGCGGCGGGGAGCGAGGCGGagtcgacggcgaggaggaggtacTCGAGCCACCCCATGTCGCCATTGAGCCCGATGCGCTTGCTGCCGTAGCCGAACGGGTAGGCCGGGCCGGAGCGGTCCTTGTCGGCCTGCGGCAGCGAGAAGAACCTCACGGCCTCCGACTCGAGCCGGTCCATCGCGTCCAGGGCCACCCCGTGGTTGACGAGCTTGAAGAAGCCGAAGCGCTCGCACGCGTCGGCGATGGCCCGCGGCGCGCCAGGTCTGGACAGGTCCACGACCGGCATGCCGGAGAAGTTGTCCCCGGGGTCGGGGGACCTGAGGAGCGGGATGTGATCGACGGCAGGCGTGCCGGCGAGAACCACCATGGTTGCAGAGGCTGCTGCTACCAAGTATGGTAAAGTGTGTgcgatcgagagaggagaggcgaggagaggagaagaggaaagaAACAGAGGCGGAAGCAGGGGAGCTGCTGTTGTCACTGAGTTGGAGTGTGTGTGGGGGAGGCCGCGGGGCGTGCGTGTATATATAGAGGGAGGGGCGGGGGCACCTGCCGATCGGTCGAGAGCGGCGCGCGGTGGGGGCAGGGCCAAGGGCCAACTGACAGTGggaaaggaggaggagagaagagaTGAATCGGGAGGGGTTGCTTCATCGCATCGGGCATCGCAGATGGTTGGGGGAATGCCCCGCTCATGTCGCGAGCTCCTCTTCTCTCGCTCGGTGGTCTGTGGTGGCAATGGAGCCAGGCCATCGTGGCGGGGTCTCAGACGTGTCCCAACCAGATCCACCGGCCCTGCCTACGGCACCCATGCCGCCAGGGGTTCCCGCCCATACTGCATCCGCCGTATCTCATCTCATCccgcgagagagagggaaaaaatcACTCCGTTGATATCAAAGTTTGAGCCAGAAAAGCGCTGCGGCCTCGCCGTTTACGCGTGCCAAATCACTCCGTCGTCGATCGTTGCTGGTAACTGCTAGTAGTAGTTGGCTCCATTTGGCAAATGGCATGCTTGACGCGACACGCAATGCGCGGTCGATTAGATCATGCCTGATGCTTCACACGATACGCGTTAGTTATGCCAGCATCACGGATGGCGTCGTTTATTCCCTTCtaggagtagtagtagaagaagat
Coding sequences within:
- the LOC123444441 gene encoding gibberellin 2-beta-dioxygenase 3 — translated: MVVLAGTPAVDHIPLLRSPDPGDNFSGMPVVDLSRPGAPRAIADACERFGFFKLVNHGVALDAMDRLESEAVRFFSLPQADKDRSGPAYPFGYGSKRIGLNGDMGWLEYLLLAVDSASLPAASAVPSCALFRAALNEYIAAVRKVAVRVMEAMAEGLGIAPADALSAMVAAEGSDQVFRVNHYPPCHALQGLGCSATGFGEHTDPQLISVLRSNGTSGLQIALQSGHWVSVPSDRDAFFVNVGDSLQVLTNGRFKSVKHRVVANSLKSRVSMIYFGGPALTQRIAPLPQLLREGEQSLYKDFTWGEYKKAAYNSRLGDNRLAHFHR